A window of Thermoleophilia bacterium contains these coding sequences:
- a CDS encoding histidine triad nucleotide-binding protein, which produces MEDCIFCKIVRGQIPAQFVLEDDKHVAFRDINPKAREHVLVVPREHVSSLNDLGATAGTEDLELLRFIVRVAEVLGIRESGYRALVNVGPDGGQEIPHLHFHVLGGEDLGDFR; this is translated from the coding sequence ATGGAAGATTGCATTTTTTGCAAGATTGTGCGTGGACAAATACCGGCGCAGTTTGTGCTAGAGGATGATAAGCACGTCGCGTTTAGGGACATCAACCCTAAGGCGCGCGAGCATGTCCTTGTGGTCCCCCGCGAACATGTTTCGTCTTTGAACGATTTAGGCGCCACGGCGGGTACCGAGGATCTAGAGTTACTGCGCTTCATCGTAAGAGTGGCGGAAGTGCTTGGAATTCGAGAGAGCGGCTACCGAGCGTTAGTCAACGTGGGTCCTGATGGAGGCCAGGAAATTCCGCACCTTCACTTCCACGTGCTTGGAGGTGAAGACCTAGGGGACTTTCGCTAA
- a CDS encoding PhoH family protein, with amino-acid sequence MGAGGSTREIDLDNQVAALLVGENDSHLRTLERLLDCDISLRGNRLTLGGTAAEVERGQALVDELLALLKAGQTLDDSTLELAATLSSGKREYGRQLGDIVGDIILEHRGRRIRPKTVNQKAYVDAIRKNIITFGIGPAGTGKTYLAMAMATAALLSGEVARVILTRPAVEAGEKLGFLPGGLMEKVDPYLRPLFDALYDMMDPERLAEHLQRGTIEVAPLAYMRGRTLNDSLIVLDEAQNTSPEQMKMFLTRLGFGAKMIVTGDITQIDLPRGQMSGLVNVREVLAGIPGIAFVYFDSQDVVRHRLVQDIISAYKKHAEQSQSSARGGSRGSQRRPRGGQKRAEAAE; translated from the coding sequence ATGGGCGCTGGCGGCTCAACCAGAGAAATCGATCTCGACAACCAAGTGGCGGCTCTGCTGGTCGGCGAAAACGACTCGCATCTACGCACACTGGAGCGGCTGCTTGATTGCGACATTAGCCTGCGGGGTAATCGCCTTACTCTCGGCGGGACGGCGGCCGAGGTGGAACGGGGACAAGCGTTGGTGGATGAGCTTCTAGCTTTACTTAAGGCGGGTCAAACCCTGGACGATTCCACACTCGAACTAGCAGCAACTCTAAGTAGCGGCAAGCGAGAGTATGGTCGGCAACTTGGCGACATCGTGGGGGACATTATTCTTGAGCACCGCGGTCGCCGGATTCGACCCAAGACTGTCAATCAAAAGGCGTACGTAGACGCTATCCGTAAGAACATCATTACGTTTGGAATTGGCCCTGCGGGCACAGGCAAGACCTACCTTGCTATGGCGATGGCTACGGCGGCGTTGCTTTCCGGGGAGGTAGCACGGGTCATCTTGACAAGGCCGGCAGTGGAGGCCGGAGAGAAGTTGGGATTCTTACCTGGCGGGCTCATGGAGAAGGTCGACCCCTATCTCCGTCCGCTTTTCGACGCTCTCTACGACATGATGGACCCCGAGCGTTTGGCCGAGCACTTGCAGCGGGGTACTATCGAGGTGGCTCCACTTGCCTACATGAGAGGCCGTACTTTGAATGACTCGCTCATAGTCCTGGATGAGGCGCAGAACACAAGCCCGGAGCAAATGAAGATGTTTCTCACGCGTCTTGGCTTCGGAGCTAAGATGATCGTCACTGGCGACATTACCCAAATCGACCTGCCTCGTGGTCAAATGTCTGGCCTGGTTAACGTGCGGGAGGTCTTGGCCGGCATTCCTGGCATCGCTTTTGTTTACTTTGACAGTCAGGACGTAGTGCGGCATAGGCTGGTCCAAGACATCATTTCTGCTTACAAGAAGCACGCGGAACAGTCCCAGTCCTCAGCTCGCGGCGGGTCGCGCGGGTCACAGAGGCGCCCACGGGGCGGCCAGAAGCGCGCCGAGGCGGCCGAGTAG
- a CDS encoding DUF5666 domain-containing protein yields MKKWIVALLAAVIVVVGVGAFFAGRASVSQVASTGTNLGLARGQLPSNQGGTLPGQLGGVNGSPNGPRGSLVSGTILSVDDTGITVKTADGGSKIVLVTSSTTLVKTEEATRDDLVAGQEVTIVGEANEDGSLTASRIQLGTALDFRNRQPNTTGG; encoded by the coding sequence ATGAAGAAGTGGATCGTCGCACTACTTGCAGCAGTTATCGTAGTAGTGGGAGTAGGAGCATTCTTTGCCGGAAGAGCGAGCGTTTCCCAAGTTGCCTCAACGGGGACTAACCTCGGCCTGGCCCGAGGACAACTTCCGAGCAACCAGGGCGGCACACTGCCTGGGCAGCTGGGCGGGGTGAACGGGTCTCCCAACGGGCCCAGGGGTAGTCTTGTATCCGGAACTATTCTCTCCGTGGATGATACCGGAATCACGGTGAAGACGGCGGATGGAGGGAGCAAGATTGTTCTTGTTACCAGTTCAACGACTTTGGTTAAGACAGAGGAGGCTACCCGCGACGACCTTGTGGCAGGCCAAGAAGTGACAATTGTGGGCGAAGCAAACGAAGACGGCTCCTTGACAGCATCCCGTATTCAGCTCGGGACTGCTCTAGACTTCCGGAATCGCCAACCAAACACCACTGGCGGGTGA
- the ybeY gene encoding rRNA maturation RNase YbeY, with amino-acid sequence MACKVDVIDLLQGEEDDLPVSSDGGQGAASGGWCSAIVDFIESVLEAEGVEGRLTVAIVDEEAMAGLNTQYRGVEGPTDVLSFCYAMSQETQLMSEEEFLADLCVDEEEQGLADLGEIAVCPSVVARYAAEEGEDPDRRFAWSVLHGVLHLLGYDHETDAGEMFIKEQVLLRQLEPLVKAVRLPGPD; translated from the coding sequence ATGGCGTGCAAAGTCGACGTGATAGATCTTCTGCAAGGCGAAGAAGACGACCTCCCAGTTTCGTCTGATGGAGGGCAGGGCGCCGCATCGGGGGGATGGTGCAGTGCCATCGTGGACTTCATTGAGAGTGTCCTTGAAGCCGAAGGGGTAGAGGGTCGTCTGACAGTGGCTATTGTAGATGAAGAGGCAATGGCTGGTCTTAACACTCAGTATCGAGGAGTCGAGGGTCCCACTGACGTGCTTTCCTTTTGCTACGCAATGTCCCAAGAGACCCAACTGATGTCTGAGGAAGAATTCCTCGCTGACCTGTGCGTCGACGAGGAAGAACAAGGTCTTGCCGACTTGGGGGAAATCGCGGTTTGCCCTTCGGTGGTGGCCCGCTATGCAGCGGAAGAGGGGGAAGATCCTGACAGGCGGTTTGCCTGGTCAGTCCTACATGGGGTTCTCCATCTGCTTGGCTACGATCACGAGACAGATGCCGGGGAAATGTTCATTAAGGAACAAGTGCTCCTACGCCAGCTCGAGCCTCTGGTTAAGGCGGTTCGGTTACCGGGGCCAGACTAG
- the deoC gene encoding deoxyribose-phosphate aldolase, which translates to MRIEELAKTIDSTLLEATATVSAVETLCRDAMTHHFASVYVLPYFVPLAKRLLQNCDVKVGTVVSFPFGADSQRTKITAAEQAVAMGADEIDVVLNIPAMLSGDFRYVRDELRAVVRAVRMSSVNTGRGLVLVKANVEAYYLDEKLKRLICKIVEDSGADFIKTSTGFAPGGATAKDVELFRDLLPEGVGVDASGGICTAEQAELMINAGAARIGTSHAVEIIKEFAAHKD; encoded by the coding sequence GTGAGAATAGAAGAACTTGCCAAGACCATAGACAGCACTCTTCTTGAGGCTACTGCCACTGTATCAGCAGTTGAGACTCTCTGCCGCGACGCGATGACCCATCATTTTGCGTCGGTTTACGTTCTTCCCTACTTCGTGCCCTTGGCGAAAAGACTTCTTCAAAACTGCGACGTAAAGGTCGGCACGGTTGTTTCGTTTCCTTTTGGGGCAGACTCGCAACGGACCAAGATCACGGCGGCCGAACAGGCTGTCGCTATGGGTGCAGATGAGATAGATGTGGTTCTCAATATCCCAGCCATGCTCTCCGGGGACTTTCGCTACGTGCGTGACGAGCTTAGAGCGGTGGTTCGCGCAGTAAGGATGTCGAGCGTGAACACGGGTCGCGGGCTGGTTCTGGTTAAGGCCAACGTAGAGGCCTACTACTTGGACGAGAAGCTCAAACGTCTTATCTGCAAGATCGTAGAAGATTCTGGGGCCGACTTCATCAAAACCTCGACCGGATTTGCTCCAGGGGGCGCGACTGCAAAAGACGTCGAGCTGTTCCGCGACTTGCTCCCCGAGGGCGTTGGCGTGGACGCTTCCGGCGGCATATGCACTGCGGAGCAGGCTGAGTTGATGATTAACGCTGGCGCCGCTCGCATTGGCACATCGCATGCGGTGGAGATAATCAAGGAGTTTGCGGCTCACAAAGACTAA
- a CDS encoding 16S rRNA (uracil(1498)-N(3))-methyltransferase — MGVFRPRFFVDAPVQTGVNLGGLELRLSQTDAHHALHVLRLAAGEPCEVVVGSRVFCAEFCGDAKEPRVRLGDELLGAEAGARYQIEIGLVQAITKPPLIDYVIEKGTEVGASFFVLVASQASAKGAFLRASERLSRWRRIAEEASKQSKQVVVPRVELAASCVEAGEYLGAGGCQSLVLDPAATRSIRDELQVLAAAPSSLALWIGPESGWTEGELEQFGRLGMRLVKLGQSVLRAETAGPVAVALARFFLGDW; from the coding sequence GTGGGAGTCTTTCGACCGCGATTCTTTGTTGATGCTCCGGTGCAAACGGGGGTGAATCTGGGCGGGCTTGAGCTGCGTCTGAGCCAGACTGACGCTCACCACGCTCTTCATGTACTTAGGCTAGCCGCTGGTGAACCGTGCGAAGTGGTTGTGGGTTCCCGTGTTTTTTGCGCTGAATTCTGCGGCGATGCTAAGGAGCCGCGCGTCCGGCTAGGGGACGAGCTCTTGGGAGCCGAAGCTGGTGCACGGTACCAGATCGAGATCGGGCTGGTACAGGCAATCACCAAGCCTCCCCTTATTGATTACGTGATCGAGAAGGGAACAGAGGTGGGGGCTAGCTTCTTTGTGCTTGTGGCAAGCCAGGCTTCTGCTAAGGGTGCGTTCTTACGAGCAAGTGAACGGCTGTCTCGCTGGCGGAGAATAGCCGAAGAGGCTTCCAAGCAAAGCAAGCAGGTTGTTGTGCCCCGAGTCGAGTTGGCGGCTTCTTGTGTGGAAGCAGGCGAGTATCTGGGTGCTGGCGGTTGTCAATCGCTCGTTCTAGATCCTGCCGCTACTCGCTCGATTAGAGATGAGCTGCAAGTGTTAGCTGCAGCCCCGTCTTCTTTGGCCCTATGGATCGGGCCGGAGTCGGGATGGACTGAGGGTGAGTTGGAACAGTTTGGCCGGTTGGGGATGCGTTTGGTCAAGTTGGGGCAGAGCGTTCTTCGAGCCGAAACGGCTGGTCCTGTGGCGGTTGCGCTCGCTCGGTTCTTTCTGGGAGATTGGTAG
- a CDS encoding S41 family peptidase, with amino-acid sequence MRRYTKTIAVLVASVVAAVLLLGGGFLLGAHPQVGGPLQDLFREGDETTTSTTYASDYKLMQEVLDKLRATYYKPIDPSALEGPAIDGLLAGLGDPYTVYMDPEEYKAFLEDASGTYSGVGMVVEMQHHLVTIVSIFKDSPAERAGIRPGDIVVSVDEVPTDGMSLDEVVSRIKGPEGTKVTLGIYRVEQVSTTSDQSDSDEEGAEEDEEGEGAKADSSYLPLGGKLLTFTLVRKRIEIPVTEMETRQVDGQKVAIIRFFTFSEGSAGRLRQEVLRALNEEHAQAIILDLRNNGGGLLDQAVGVASMFLPKDVVVVSTEGLHSPKHVYQSEGGPVTAAPMVVLVNRYTASASEIVSGALQDHKRATIVGETTFGKGLVQSIEALSNGGAIKVTTAVYYTPAGRDINETGIVPDVQAVDDPGTPDVDEAVEKALTVIVGEASN; translated from the coding sequence ATGCGACGATACACTAAGACAATTGCTGTGCTAGTTGCCTCTGTGGTGGCGGCTGTTCTGCTCTTAGGTGGCGGCTTTCTTCTTGGAGCGCACCCTCAGGTCGGCGGGCCTCTCCAGGACCTTTTCCGGGAGGGGGATGAAACCACCACTTCCACGACGTACGCGTCGGATTACAAGCTTATGCAGGAGGTGCTGGACAAGCTCAGGGCCACATACTACAAGCCGATAGATCCTTCCGCCCTCGAGGGGCCAGCCATTGACGGCTTACTGGCGGGTCTTGGTGACCCCTACACCGTTTATATGGACCCCGAGGAGTACAAGGCCTTCTTGGAGGATGCCTCGGGCACCTATAGCGGGGTGGGAATGGTAGTGGAGATGCAGCATCATCTTGTTACCATCGTGTCCATTTTCAAAGACAGCCCCGCTGAACGCGCGGGAATTCGTCCCGGCGACATAGTGGTTTCGGTGGATGAGGTGCCTACTGACGGCATGAGCCTGGATGAGGTGGTGTCGCGAATTAAGGGCCCCGAAGGGACCAAGGTGACACTTGGCATTTATCGGGTGGAGCAGGTTTCAACCACTTCTGACCAGAGCGACAGCGACGAAGAGGGGGCGGAGGAAGACGAAGAAGGCGAAGGGGCAAAGGCTGACAGCTCGTATTTGCCGTTGGGAGGCAAGCTGCTTACTTTCACTTTGGTCCGCAAGAGAATCGAGATCCCGGTTACCGAAATGGAAACCAGGCAGGTTGATGGCCAGAAAGTAGCCATTATCCGGTTCTTTACTTTCTCGGAAGGTTCGGCCGGGCGTCTGCGGCAAGAGGTGCTTAGGGCCCTCAACGAAGAGCACGCGCAGGCAATCATTCTCGATTTGAGGAACAACGGCGGTGGCTTGCTTGACCAGGCTGTAGGTGTGGCCAGTATGTTTCTACCCAAGGACGTCGTCGTTGTTAGCACTGAGGGCTTGCACTCGCCTAAGCATGTATACCAGTCTGAGGGGGGACCTGTTACAGCGGCGCCAATGGTGGTTTTGGTTAACCGATATACGGCCAGCGCGTCGGAGATCGTTTCCGGGGCGCTGCAGGACCATAAGAGAGCCACCATAGTGGGCGAGACTACGTTTGGCAAAGGGCTGGTCCAGAGTATTGAAGCCTTGTCCAATGGGGGAGCCATAAAGGTCACCACTGCTGTGTACTACACTCCCGCTGGCCGGGATATCAACGAGACGGGAATCGTTCCTGACGTGCAGGCGGTAGACGACCCCGGCACTCCTGATGTGGATGAGGCAGTCGAGAAAGCTCTTACGGTGATCGTCGGTGAAGCGTCTAACTGA
- a CDS encoding HDIG domain-containing protein, translating to MDRYIFLLRERLARSREWIDKRNPVRFELVLLACLVVGLTVLVGTAYLPSLRGFREGEPSPRKVVAHKTVTVVDLEATEQLKKHVAELVAPVYTFDEGAPARAAADLGAFLEKIRQVRLDFAGGQDLGSALAAARAGAPSTLSDQSLRYLIETDQSSFSKIADQALGALRALYSGVITEGSVEAALPHLRQIAESVASSSETATVVYELASGFVLPNRVIDEAETEARRQAAMKQVMPVMASVAENEVVLQEGETITAEHMLILKALGLVNPRWGWKVWLGVFLVVLLETGIFSRLAHRFNRKEPEFGNNMMLVLVFLLLLFTGLARALILRPFSPYVIPVVALGIVVAIVLNSRTALLMALLASLNVGLLTDLDARYMVVALLVSSLVLYPVSRVTRRTGLIAAAFIAIVLAFVSIFAIELFREAEVAEALRSSLWGLASGVLAGILAVVLLAFLETVFNLTTPLRLLELADPAHPLLKRLMQVAPGTYNHSIQMGNLAEAAAEAIGANSLLARVGAYYHDIGKTVRPEYFVENQIYVDNPHDRLSPSLSKLAITAHVRDGEQLARAYGLPQPIIDIIRQHHGTSVLAYFYHKALQSTKNGEVYEESFRYEEQKPKSKEAAIVMLADSVEAAVRALENPTRRKIQAVIEDVIRQKVDDGQLDESALTLDDLRKVREAFDASLLGLVGHRIRYPDAEERVSKREANGNSSGPKEQGIPEPRV from the coding sequence ATGGACCGGTATATCTTTCTGCTGCGTGAGCGGCTTGCGCGGTCCAGAGAGTGGATCGACAAGCGAAACCCCGTCCGTTTTGAGCTGGTCCTCCTTGCTTGTCTGGTGGTGGGACTCACTGTTCTCGTCGGCACGGCCTATCTACCTTCTCTGAGAGGCTTTCGGGAAGGGGAACCCTCTCCTCGCAAGGTCGTAGCGCACAAGACTGTGACTGTTGTGGATCTCGAGGCCACTGAACAGCTGAAGAAACACGTGGCTGAACTTGTGGCTCCTGTGTATACGTTTGACGAGGGCGCGCCCGCGCGGGCGGCAGCCGACTTGGGGGCTTTTCTCGAGAAGATCCGGCAAGTGCGCCTAGACTTCGCAGGTGGGCAGGATCTCGGTTCGGCTCTTGCCGCCGCTCGAGCGGGCGCGCCCTCGACCTTGTCTGACCAAAGTCTTCGTTATCTTATCGAGACGGACCAATCTTCCTTTTCCAAGATTGCAGACCAAGCTCTGGGAGCGCTGAGGGCTCTTTATTCCGGAGTCATTACCGAGGGATCGGTGGAGGCCGCGCTTCCCCACCTTCGCCAGATTGCGGAATCTGTCGCCTCTTCTTCGGAGACGGCGACCGTTGTGTACGAGCTTGCCTCTGGCTTCGTACTGCCGAACCGAGTGATCGACGAAGCTGAAACTGAGGCCAGGCGACAGGCGGCGATGAAGCAGGTAATGCCTGTCATGGCCTCCGTAGCAGAAAACGAGGTTGTTCTACAAGAGGGAGAAACGATAACCGCTGAGCACATGCTAATACTCAAAGCCCTAGGGCTCGTTAACCCGCGGTGGGGGTGGAAAGTTTGGCTAGGCGTGTTTCTCGTAGTTCTGCTTGAGACGGGGATCTTTTCCCGGCTGGCCCACCGGTTCAATCGGAAAGAGCCAGAATTTGGGAACAACATGATGCTGGTTCTAGTGTTTCTACTGCTCTTGTTTACCGGCCTCGCCCGCGCGCTGATTCTACGCCCCTTTTCCCCGTATGTAATACCTGTTGTGGCGCTGGGCATCGTCGTAGCCATAGTTCTCAATTCTCGAACTGCACTTCTCATGGCCTTGCTGGCTTCACTAAATGTGGGCCTTCTTACCGACCTTGACGCGCGCTACATGGTGGTCGCTTTGCTCGTAAGTAGTCTGGTGCTATACCCCGTGTCAAGGGTTACAAGGCGAACTGGGCTGATTGCGGCGGCCTTTATAGCCATAGTGCTGGCCTTTGTGTCCATTTTTGCCATTGAGTTGTTTAGGGAAGCAGAGGTGGCGGAAGCTCTGCGTTCTAGTCTCTGGGGGCTCGCCAGCGGCGTTTTGGCCGGGATCCTTGCGGTTGTGCTTCTTGCATTCCTGGAGACGGTTTTTAACTTGACTACGCCGCTCCGCTTATTGGAGCTGGCCGATCCAGCTCATCCTCTGCTAAAACGCCTCATGCAGGTTGCCCCTGGGACGTACAACCATAGTATTCAAATGGGGAACTTAGCGGAGGCTGCGGCCGAAGCTATCGGCGCCAACTCCTTGCTCGCGCGTGTGGGAGCTTACTATCACGACATCGGCAAGACAGTACGGCCGGAGTACTTTGTCGAGAACCAGATTTACGTAGACAATCCGCACGATAGACTGAGTCCTAGTCTATCGAAGCTGGCCATTACAGCGCACGTGAGAGATGGGGAGCAACTAGCCAGGGCATACGGTTTGCCTCAGCCCATAATCGACATCATCCGACAGCATCACGGGACCTCTGTTCTTGCGTACTTCTATCATAAGGCCCTGCAGTCTACCAAGAACGGCGAGGTCTACGAGGAGAGTTTCCGCTACGAGGAACAGAAGCCTAAGTCGAAAGAGGCAGCCATCGTCATGCTGGCAGACAGCGTGGAGGCCGCGGTGAGGGCGTTGGAAAATCCAACCAGGCGAAAAATACAGGCGGTCATCGAGGATGTGATAAGGCAGAAGGTCGACGATGGCCAGCTGGACGAGTCGGCGCTTACGCTAGACGATCTGCGCAAGGTGAGGGAAGCGTTTGACGCTAGCCTGCTAGGGCTAGTAGGCCACCGCATTCGTTATCCTGATGCGGAAGAGCGAGTAAGCAAACGCGAGGCAAATGGGAATTCGAGCGGGCCGAAAGAGCAGGGTATCCCTGAGCCCCGAGTGTAG
- a CDS encoding GNAT family N-acetyltransferase, whose translation MVDEDRLSPELGRLIDAVKAVVAREQTSPLYGEGVALLGEKGGIGVGYASATSVSPGDSAAWAALVDLWEKGETEVIAAAVASNRPGEDTTQLSPGTMETLSAVSQDLPVVIKRCGRWVGLTVADLACSRMEQFCRDSGRPLSLELEARMPELRAGTPEPEVLSPELEVVRIRRPDPNILERLASYDREAFGPLGLRGCDLAVMAEAGAVFVAKLGDQVVGSCQIMRMLDEPEFLYLVGFYIRPQWRGQKFGARFLELVMREARALGSEGIVLTVSPTNHAALALYRGFGFVLERVAPDFYGEGEDRIVLRLCFQEDHLTGSV comes from the coding sequence GTGGTGGATGAGGATCGGTTGTCACCAGAGCTGGGGCGGCTAATAGATGCTGTTAAGGCCGTGGTGGCGCGCGAGCAAACTAGCCCTTTGTACGGAGAGGGGGTGGCGCTCCTGGGCGAAAAGGGCGGGATTGGCGTCGGCTATGCTTCAGCTACTTCAGTCTCCCCTGGAGACAGTGCTGCCTGGGCTGCACTAGTCGATCTTTGGGAAAAAGGAGAAACAGAGGTGATAGCGGCTGCGGTAGCTAGTAACCGGCCAGGAGAAGACACTACGCAGCTGTCGCCTGGCACTATGGAGACCTTGAGCGCTGTGTCGCAGGATTTGCCAGTTGTTATCAAGCGGTGTGGGCGCTGGGTCGGGTTAACGGTCGCTGATTTGGCGTGCTCAAGGATGGAGCAATTCTGCCGGGATTCTGGGCGACCGCTCTCGCTTGAACTTGAAGCACGTATGCCTGAGCTTAGAGCAGGCACGCCTGAGCCCGAAGTGCTCTCGCCCGAGCTTGAGGTGGTCCGCATACGACGGCCAGATCCCAACATTCTTGAGCGACTTGCGAGCTACGACAGGGAAGCGTTTGGCCCGCTAGGGCTGCGAGGCTGCGATCTTGCTGTGATGGCCGAGGCGGGAGCCGTCTTTGTTGCCAAACTGGGTGACCAGGTTGTGGGCTCGTGCCAGATAATGCGCATGTTGGATGAGCCGGAGTTTCTGTATCTGGTTGGGTTCTATATTCGGCCGCAGTGGCGGGGCCAAAAGTTCGGTGCGAGATTCCTTGAGCTGGTTATGCGCGAAGCTCGGGCTCTAGGGAGCGAAGGCATCGTCCTTACAGTCTCGCCCACCAACCATGCTGCACTCGCGTTGTATCGAGGTTTTGGCTTTGTCCTAGAGAGAGTGGCTCCAGATTTCTACGGTGAGGGTGAGGATCGGATAGTACTCCGATTGTGTTTTCAGGAAGACCACTTGACGGGGAGTGTATGA
- the recO gene encoding DNA repair protein RecO yields the protein MGSRFFTTEALVIGSMRYREADCIITLYTRDRGRLSALAKGLRRPSSKVGGRLEPFSLVRVSLYPGRGLYTVVGTETVRTFQDIRSQLFRIEQGALLLSCVRQLFPQEEANPPVFNLLVRALAALAKTADLGDASKVVLAARLKLLALLGYAPDLGSCSRCGAQEDSYVYLPSRGGVVCKSCWLVGEEAFPLSYQGLIAIRDLLARPLVEASTIPLDEKAAAEAEQILLATLAHHGH from the coding sequence GTGGGCTCGCGCTTCTTCACTACAGAGGCGCTTGTCATTGGTTCCATGCGCTACCGAGAGGCTGACTGCATCATCACCTTGTACACTCGTGATCGCGGTCGCCTGAGCGCTTTAGCTAAGGGACTAAGGCGTCCCAGCTCCAAAGTAGGGGGACGGCTGGAGCCGTTTAGTTTGGTGCGCGTGAGCTTATATCCTGGCAGAGGGCTCTATACGGTTGTGGGAACCGAGACTGTTCGCACGTTTCAAGACATCCGCAGCCAGCTTTTTCGGATTGAGCAGGGGGCTCTCCTGCTCTCGTGCGTGAGGCAACTATTTCCTCAGGAAGAGGCTAATCCTCCCGTCTTTAATCTACTGGTGAGGGCGCTTGCTGCTCTGGCAAAAACGGCCGACCTTGGGGACGCAAGCAAAGTTGTTTTGGCGGCGCGGCTCAAGCTACTGGCTTTGCTGGGCTACGCCCCGGATCTTGGCTCCTGCAGCAGATGCGGGGCTCAAGAAGATTCGTACGTATACTTGCCCAGCAGAGGGGGAGTTGTGTGCAAATCTTGTTGGCTCGTCGGGGAAGAAGCTTTCCCTTTGAGCTACCAGGGGCTGATTGCGATTCGAGACTTACTTGCTCGCCCCTTGGTAGAAGCATCCACAATTCCCTTGGATGAGAAGGCGGCTGCCGAGGCGGAGCAGATCCTGTTAGCCACCCTGGCTCATCACGGACACTAA
- a CDS encoding diacylglycerol kinase, translated as MSDEPKRPTLLQSFNHAFQGMVHAVRSQRNMRIHLAVAVVVLVASVFLNLTRLEFVAVLVAISLVLMMELVNTAVEIVVDMVTDKRDPRARVAKDLAAGAVLVAAINALAVAYLVLTDRLTGVSLELLTAIRRSPVHLTIVALALVIALVIAIKAIRGKGTPLSGGLPSGHAALAFAGWTAVTFVVGTTREGLLASAIAFMMAVLVAQSRLEAKVHSLLETVLGALLGVAVTVLVFQLWF; from the coding sequence GTGAGCGACGAGCCTAAGCGCCCTACTCTTCTGCAGAGTTTTAATCATGCCTTCCAGGGCATGGTGCACGCTGTACGCTCCCAGCGCAACATGCGGATTCATCTGGCTGTCGCAGTGGTGGTGCTGGTGGCTAGCGTGTTTCTCAATCTCACCAGATTGGAGTTTGTCGCGGTACTGGTGGCCATCTCGCTTGTTCTCATGATGGAGTTGGTGAACACTGCCGTCGAAATCGTGGTCGACATGGTGACGGACAAACGCGATCCGAGAGCCAGGGTAGCAAAGGACTTGGCAGCAGGTGCTGTGCTGGTGGCGGCTATCAATGCCCTAGCCGTGGCCTATTTGGTTCTAACTGATCGGTTGACCGGGGTGTCTCTCGAGTTGCTCACTGCTATCCGCAGGTCACCAGTGCATCTAACAATTGTAGCCTTGGCTCTGGTCATAGCTTTGGTCATAGCGATCAAAGCCATTCGGGGCAAGGGAACGCCTCTCTCGGGCGGGCTGCCATCGGGCCACGCCGCCCTGGCTTTTGCCGGGTGGACAGCCGTCACCTTTGTGGTGGGAACTACGCGGGAGGGTTTGCTTGCGTCCGCCATTGCTTTCATGATGGCGGTGCTGGTTGCGCAAAGCCGGTTGGAGGCCAAGGTACACTCCCTGCTGGAGACTGTGCTTGGAGCGCTGCTAGGCGTGGCTGTGACGGTGCTGGTCTTTCAGCTCTGGTTCTAG